From Halostella salina, one genomic window encodes:
- the hisB gene encoding imidazoleglycerol-phosphate dehydratase HisB, translating to MSDRTAAVTRETAETEVEVTLDVDGDGESTVDTGVGFFDHMLESFAKHGLFDLTVRCDGDLEIDDHHTVEDVAIVLGEAFDEALGDRARIERFADRRVPLDEAVASVVVDVSGRPVFRFSGEFSQASVGGLTSHMAKHFLRSLATNAGLTLHAEVTGENAHHEIEALFKATARAMDDATRIDERRSGVASTKGDL from the coding sequence ATGAGCGACCGCACGGCCGCCGTGACCCGCGAGACGGCCGAAACCGAGGTCGAGGTGACGCTCGACGTCGACGGCGACGGGGAGTCGACCGTCGACACCGGGGTCGGCTTCTTCGACCACATGCTCGAATCGTTCGCCAAGCACGGCCTGTTCGACCTGACCGTCCGCTGCGACGGCGACCTGGAGATAGACGACCACCACACCGTCGAGGACGTGGCTATCGTCCTCGGCGAGGCGTTCGACGAGGCGCTGGGCGACCGCGCGCGCATCGAGCGGTTCGCCGACCGCCGCGTGCCGCTGGACGAGGCGGTCGCATCGGTCGTCGTCGACGTGAGCGGGCGTCCCGTGTTCCGCTTTTCCGGCGAGTTCTCGCAGGCGTCGGTCGGCGGCCTGACCAGCCACATGGCGAAGCACTTCCTGCGCTCGCTGGCGACGAACGCCGGCCTGACGCTCCACGCGGAGGTGACCGGCGAGAACGCCCACCACGAGATCGAGGCGCTGTTCAAGGCGACCGCCCGAGCGATGGACGACGCGACCCGGATCGACGAGCGTCGCTCCGGCGTCGCCTCCACGAAAGGCGACCTCTGA
- a CDS encoding serine hydrolase domain-containing protein, which yields MTLTPMTPPHRPSDPTHRTNAARPATDGSGDASPTRRRLLRALAAAGTAAVAGCSGGDGTTTDASATTTGTTASRSATDATTESPDTTTDPDDSALPTTGDVPPELDGVDEAVRSFVADRGITAAALGVSKDGEPVLERGYGWAGDAQSTPLSPDAPFRIASLTKSLTAAAVRSLFGDGLSRDTTVLSVLDLEPPSGELGDERLRDVTVEHLLTHAGGWNAQATFDPVFHDFAIADALDLSGPPDTRDIARYMLGQPLQFDPGSRHVYSNFGYALLGLVVEAESGTPFPEYVRETLFDGSPPGPLYEGRTRPDERRDAEPHYESANRCPNAMALESAERVPCADGGFHLSALGGAGELVTDTRTLLTFLRDHPVDGFATAEDYPHEPAFGSLPGTFTMLHEREDGVAVAVLLNRRGRGYGSIAEVVGSALDDVDAWP from the coding sequence GTGACCTTGACACCGATGACGCCACCACACCGCCCCTCCGACCCGACGCATCGCACGAACGCCGCCCGCCCCGCGACCGACGGCTCCGGCGACGCATCCCCGACGCGCCGGCGGCTGCTCCGCGCGCTGGCTGCCGCCGGAACCGCCGCAGTGGCGGGCTGTAGTGGCGGCGACGGAACGACGACCGACGCGTCCGCCACGACGACGGGGACCACTGCGTCCCGGTCCGCGACCGACGCCACGACCGAGTCGCCCGACACGACGACCGACCCCGACGATTCGGCCCTCCCGACCACCGGCGACGTGCCCCCGGAACTGGACGGCGTCGACGAGGCGGTGCGCTCGTTCGTCGCGGACCGCGGGATCACCGCGGCGGCGCTCGGCGTCTCGAAGGACGGCGAACCCGTCCTCGAACGCGGGTACGGCTGGGCCGGCGACGCCCAGTCCACCCCTCTGTCGCCGGACGCACCGTTCCGGATCGCCAGCCTCACGAAGTCGCTGACCGCGGCGGCGGTCCGGTCGCTGTTCGGCGACGGCCTCTCGCGCGACACGACGGTCCTCTCCGTGCTGGACCTGGAGCCGCCCTCTGGCGAACTCGGCGACGAACGGCTGCGCGACGTGACCGTCGAGCACCTCCTGACCCACGCCGGCGGGTGGAACGCGCAGGCGACGTTCGACCCCGTGTTCCACGATTTCGCCATCGCCGACGCGCTCGACCTGTCCGGGCCGCCCGACACGCGCGATATCGCCCGCTACATGCTCGGCCAGCCGCTCCAGTTCGACCCCGGGTCGCGGCACGTCTACTCGAACTTCGGCTACGCCCTGCTCGGTCTCGTCGTCGAGGCCGAGTCGGGGACGCCGTTCCCCGAGTACGTCCGCGAGACACTGTTCGACGGGTCGCCGCCCGGCCCGCTGTACGAGGGCCGGACGCGCCCCGACGAGCGCCGCGACGCCGAGCCACACTACGAGAGCGCCAACCGGTGCCCGAACGCGATGGCGCTGGAGTCGGCCGAGCGCGTCCCCTGCGCCGACGGCGGGTTCCACCTGTCGGCGCTCGGCGGAGCCGGCGAACTCGTCACCGACACCCGAACCCTGCTGACGTTCCTCCGGGACCACCCCGTCGACGGCTTCGCGACGGCCGAGGACTACCCCCACGAGCCGGCCTTTGGCTCCCTCCCGGGCACGTTCACGATGCTCCACGAGCGCGAGGACGGCGTCGCCGTGGCGGTCCTGCTCAACCGGCGCGGCCGGGGGTACGGTTCGATCGCCGAGGTCGTCGGGAGCGCGCTCGACGACGTGGACGCGTGGCCCTGA
- a CDS encoding PAS domain S-box protein, whose translation MGEANVVLAVRPAGDERALVPEDATRRVATSLGEVFEALGDGSVDCVVTESDLDGLDGLDVVAAVREHDPDVPVLLVADEADGHEAADATRLDVTEYVARDALAASESVADRVAAAMDGEPPGPSLDSIRAVAESISDAVVTVDADSTIVFANEALSDLTGYETEALVGQPLTKLIPERLRESHREGVARYLDTGERQLDWNYIELPVELADGTERPVAVSFGEFTRDGERFFTGSLRDITERKEREATLNGLLDASGSLIEAESAAAVARIVADAVAEVLGFEPSGVYLLDDASGDLQPAAVTGTAPGFTGPDAPPAADRVAAALATGESRTVEETTGATPESLLVVPLGDHGAVVAGATGDDRDEEAEQLARLLAESATVALDRVDRQTELRRFETVFETVQDMLYVADENGELTHVTPPLADRLGREREELVGSHVSTVIDGEAVETGERIVRSLLGEPDRDSETFETTLLTAEGDPFPVEIELSLLPSEDRFEGTVGSVRDLSALEQARTRLREERSRFEYLFDNIPDAVVEVRFVDGEPVVESVNPAFADVFGYDPTTVIGESINDHILLPDQRSEAVELDRQSERQRVVQREVRRLTADGPRQFLFRGLPYTENGDEVYGFGIYTDITEQQLRQRQLQVLNRVLRHNLRNDLTLVAGYGEEIAARTTDETVAEYAGTLVETVEDLVALSDKAREAEQLVEQEGDGTGVDAVDVVRRVIDTFDRLDGVSIEFDAAGTARVAGDDRIAVAVENLVENAVEHGEGTVRVTVDPDGERVAVRVADDGPGIPEHEQAVVTGDAEITQLQHASGLGLWLVAWIADIYGGHVEFDESARGGAVVSLVLPRLDD comes from the coding sequence ATGGGGGAGGCAAACGTCGTGCTGGCCGTCCGGCCCGCGGGTGACGAGCGCGCCCTGGTCCCCGAGGACGCGACCCGCCGCGTCGCCACGTCGCTCGGCGAGGTGTTCGAAGCGCTCGGCGACGGGTCGGTCGACTGCGTGGTCACCGAGTCCGACCTCGACGGGCTCGACGGGCTGGACGTGGTCGCCGCCGTTCGAGAGCACGACCCCGACGTGCCGGTCCTGCTGGTCGCCGACGAAGCGGACGGCCACGAGGCCGCCGACGCGACCCGGCTGGACGTGACCGAGTACGTCGCACGCGACGCGCTGGCGGCGAGCGAGTCCGTCGCCGACCGCGTCGCGGCCGCGATGGACGGCGAGCCGCCCGGCCCCTCGCTCGACTCCATCCGGGCGGTCGCCGAGAGCATCAGCGACGCCGTCGTCACGGTCGACGCCGACAGCACGATCGTCTTCGCCAACGAGGCGCTGAGCGACCTGACGGGGTACGAAACCGAGGCGCTCGTCGGACAGCCGCTGACGAAGCTGATCCCGGAGCGACTGCGCGAATCACACCGGGAGGGGGTGGCCCGCTACCTCGACACGGGGGAGCGACAGCTCGACTGGAACTACATCGAGCTGCCAGTCGAGCTCGCGGACGGGACCGAGCGCCCCGTCGCGGTCTCGTTCGGCGAGTTCACGCGGGACGGCGAGCGCTTTTTCACCGGCTCGCTCCGGGACATCACCGAGCGCAAGGAGCGCGAGGCGACGCTGAACGGGCTGCTCGACGCCAGCGGGTCGCTGATCGAGGCGGAGTCGGCGGCGGCCGTCGCCCGGATCGTCGCCGACGCGGTCGCCGAGGTGCTCGGGTTCGAGCCGAGCGGCGTGTACCTGCTCGACGACGCGAGCGGCGACCTGCAGCCGGCGGCGGTCACCGGGACAGCGCCGGGCTTCACCGGGCCGGACGCGCCGCCGGCGGCCGACCGTGTCGCGGCGGCGCTGGCCACAGGGGAAAGTCGGACCGTCGAGGAAACGACCGGCGCGACCCCGGAGTCGTTGCTGGTGGTGCCGCTCGGGGACCACGGCGCAGTCGTCGCGGGGGCGACGGGGGACGACCGGGACGAGGAGGCCGAACAGCTCGCGCGCCTGCTCGCCGAGAGCGCGACGGTCGCGCTGGACCGCGTCGACCGGCAGACGGAGCTGCGGCGGTTCGAGACCGTGTTCGAGACGGTCCAGGACATGCTGTACGTCGCCGACGAGAACGGGGAACTCACGCACGTCACCCCGCCGCTTGCGGACCGACTGGGGCGCGAACGGGAGGAACTCGTGGGGAGCCACGTCTCGACGGTCATCGACGGCGAGGCCGTCGAGACGGGCGAGCGTATCGTCCGGTCGCTGCTCGGGGAGCCGGACCGGGACAGCGAGACGTTCGAGACGACGCTTCTGACGGCCGAGGGCGACCCGTTCCCCGTGGAGATCGAGCTGTCGCTGCTGCCGTCCGAGGACCGGTTCGAGGGGACCGTCGGGAGCGTTCGCGACCTCTCGGCGCTGGAGCAGGCCCGGACCCGGCTCCGGGAGGAGCGGAGCCGGTTCGAGTACCTGTTCGACAACATCCCCGACGCCGTCGTCGAGGTTCGGTTCGTCGACGGCGAGCCGGTCGTCGAGTCGGTCAACCCCGCCTTCGCCGACGTGTTCGGCTACGACCCGACGACGGTGATCGGCGAGTCGATCAACGACCACATCCTGCTCCCGGACCAGCGGTCCGAGGCCGTCGAACTGGACCGCCAGTCGGAGCGACAGCGGGTCGTCCAGCGCGAGGTGCGGCGGCTCACCGCCGACGGTCCACGGCAGTTCCTCTTTCGCGGCCTGCCGTACACGGAGAACGGCGACGAGGTGTACGGCTTCGGGATCTACACGGACATCACCGAACAGCAGCTCCGGCAGCGCCAGCTACAGGTGCTCAACCGCGTCCTCCGCCACAACCTCCGGAACGACCTGACGCTCGTGGCCGGGTACGGCGAGGAGATCGCCGCACGGACGACGGACGAGACGGTCGCGGAGTACGCCGGGACGCTCGTCGAGACGGTCGAGGACCTGGTCGCGCTGAGCGACAAGGCCCGGGAGGCCGAGCAGCTGGTCGAACAGGAGGGCGACGGCACCGGCGTCGACGCCGTCGACGTGGTCCGCCGGGTGATCGACACCTTCGACCGACTGGACGGCGTCAGCATCGAGTTCGACGCCGCCGGGACCGCCAGAGTGGCCGGCGACGACCGGATCGCCGTCGCCGTCGAGAACCTGGTCGAGAACGCGGTCGAACACGGCGAGGGGACGGTTCGCGTGACGGTCGACCCCGACGGCGAGCGCGTCGCGGTCCGCGTGGCCGACGACGGGCCGGGCATCCCCGAGCACGAGCAGGCGGTCGTCACCGGCGACGCCGAGATCACGCAGCTCCAGCACGCCAGCGGGCTGGGGCTGTGGCTCGTCGCGTGGATCGCCGACATCTACGGCGGGCACGTCGAGTTCGACGAGAGCGCGCGCGGCGGTGCCGTCGTCTCGCTGGTCCTGCCGCGGCTGGACGACTGA
- a CDS encoding amino acid-binding protein: MFDDIMEKFEGSPSQQAVIRLLLERGFSVNDEGRVVSGGIEIPNTGIAREIDVDRRVVDSTTDAILADDELRRIFQNISAIPSLMDLAPVLDLTVLTVAVSDAEQEGIVAEITGLLAARGISIRQTISEDPEFTDEPRLYVITDAEIPGDLINDIRSLDFVRKIELQ; the protein is encoded by the coding sequence ATGTTCGACGACATCATGGAGAAGTTCGAGGGCTCCCCGAGCCAGCAGGCGGTGATCCGCCTGCTTCTGGAGCGGGGCTTCTCCGTCAACGACGAGGGGCGGGTGGTCTCCGGGGGGATCGAGATCCCCAACACCGGGATCGCCCGGGAGATCGACGTGGACCGGCGGGTCGTCGACTCGACGACCGACGCGATCCTCGCCGACGACGAACTGCGGCGGATCTTCCAGAACATCTCCGCGATCCCGAGCCTGATGGATCTGGCCCCGGTGCTCGACCTGACCGTCCTGACCGTCGCTGTCTCCGACGCCGAACAGGAGGGGATCGTCGCGGAGATCACCGGCCTGCTCGCGGCCCGGGGCATCTCGATCCGGCAGACCATCAGCGAGGACCCCGAGTTCACCGACGAACCCCGGCTCTACGTCATCACCGACGCCGAGATCCCGGGCGACCTCATCAACGACATCCGGTCGCTCGACTTCGTCCGGAAGATCGAACTGCAGTGA
- a CDS encoding IMPACT family protein encodes MADDAYRTVDGRATAAFEVRGSEFLGHVAPVERVDAAEAFVDEVRAEYDDATHNVPAYRVRADPFREYSSDDGEPSGSAGKPALNVLQGEDLENVAVVVTRYYGGTNLGVGGLVSAYGRAVKDAVEAAGVVERRPHETVVITVDYDDSGTVRSTLESAGVAFDAAYEADVRFEATVPVADAADLRDRIRSATSGRARIE; translated from the coding sequence ATGGCCGACGACGCCTACCGAACCGTCGACGGCCGCGCGACCGCCGCCTTCGAGGTACGAGGGTCGGAGTTTCTCGGTCACGTCGCGCCGGTCGAACGCGTCGACGCGGCCGAGGCGTTCGTCGACGAGGTGCGCGCGGAGTACGACGACGCGACGCACAACGTGCCGGCGTACCGCGTCCGGGCCGACCCCTTCCGCGAGTATTCGAGCGACGACGGCGAGCCGTCCGGCTCGGCCGGCAAGCCCGCGCTGAACGTGTTACAGGGCGAGGACCTGGAGAACGTCGCCGTCGTCGTCACGCGCTACTACGGCGGGACGAACCTCGGCGTCGGCGGGCTGGTGAGCGCCTACGGGCGCGCGGTCAAGGACGCCGTCGAGGCGGCCGGCGTCGTCGAGCGCCGGCCGCACGAGACGGTGGTCATCACCGTCGACTACGACGACTCCGGCACCGTGCGGTCGACCCTGGAAAGCGCCGGCGTCGCGTTCGACGCCGCCTACGAGGCCGACGTGCGGTTCGAGGCGACCGTCCCGGTCGCCGACGCCGCCGACCTGCGGGACCGGATCCGGAGCGCGACGAGCGGACGGGCGCGGATCGAGTAG
- a CDS encoding DUF7569 family protein has protein sequence MTDGCDGCGDPVSDALARTVRLTVDRSQIDSQRLCPECFADWIDRYETEMGTDREVIDDGDDEIIVD, from the coding sequence ATGACAGATGGCTGCGACGGCTGTGGCGACCCCGTCTCCGACGCGCTCGCCCGGACGGTCCGACTGACGGTCGACCGCTCGCAGATCGACTCCCAGCGGCTCTGCCCGGAGTGTTTCGCCGACTGGATCGACCGCTACGAGACCGAGATGGGAACCGACCGTGAGGTCATCGACGACGGCGACGACGAGATCATCGTCGACTAG
- the upp gene encoding uracil phosphoribosyltransferase: MTIEDRDDAYVVDHALAKDTLSQLRDVDTEQVAFRKGLVKLGRLCGYEIIDGRMETEYVSIRTPLEETMGERVKGLDDVVIINVLRAATPFVEGLLKAFPRARQGVISASRDEEAGMDDGEFPISIDYVKLPEIREEDTVIIADPMLATGSTMCAVLDHVIENSPEPEHLIVLSAVSAPDGLLRVGEQYPETDLLTVSIDDHLDDDGFIVPGLGDAGDRAFRTT, translated from the coding sequence ATGACGATCGAAGACCGCGACGACGCGTACGTCGTCGACCACGCCTTGGCGAAGGACACGCTCTCACAGCTCCGGGACGTCGACACCGAGCAGGTCGCGTTCCGCAAGGGGCTGGTGAAGCTCGGCCGCCTCTGTGGCTACGAGATCATCGACGGTCGGATGGAGACCGAGTACGTCTCGATCCGGACGCCGCTGGAGGAGACGATGGGCGAGCGCGTGAAGGGACTGGACGACGTGGTCATCATCAACGTCCTGCGCGCGGCGACGCCGTTCGTCGAGGGGCTGCTCAAGGCGTTCCCCCGCGCCCGCCAGGGCGTCATCAGCGCCTCCCGCGACGAGGAGGCCGGGATGGACGACGGCGAGTTCCCCATCTCAATCGACTACGTGAAGCTGCCGGAGATCCGCGAGGAGGACACCGTCATCATCGCCGACCCGATGCTCGCGACCGGGAGCACGATGTGTGCCGTCCTCGACCACGTCATCGAGAACTCGCCGGAGCCGGAACACCTCATCGTCCTCTCGGCGGTGAGCGCGCCCGACGGCCTCCTGCGCGTCGGCGAGCAGTACCCCGAAACCGACCTGCTGACCGTCAGCATCGACGACCACCTCGACGACGACGGCTTCATCGTCCCGGGGCTGGGCGACGCCGGCGACCGCGCGTTCCGGACGACGTAA
- a CDS encoding SRPBCC family protein — MRTVEVSRFVQAFPDEVERALTPASVVEYEGSFTVRDVDDRGDEWIVTVGGAGVEFPLRFERREAGLYYEQAGDAGPLAAMETTLSVAPENEGSRVTARSSVAGGMPLSTLTDRLVAWKRKGELRRALAELAADLS; from the coding sequence ATGCGAACTGTCGAGGTGTCGCGGTTCGTGCAGGCGTTCCCGGACGAGGTCGAGCGCGCGCTGACGCCCGCCTCGGTCGTCGAGTACGAAGGTAGTTTCACGGTTCGAGATGTCGACGACCGCGGCGACGAGTGGATCGTGACCGTCGGCGGCGCGGGCGTCGAGTTCCCCCTCCGGTTCGAGCGCCGGGAGGCGGGGCTGTACTACGAACAGGCCGGCGACGCCGGCCCGCTGGCGGCGATGGAGACGACGCTCTCGGTTGCGCCGGAGAACGAGGGGAGCCGCGTCACCGCCCGCTCGTCGGTCGCCGGCGGGATGCCGCTGTCGACGCTCACGGACCGACTCGTCGCGTGGAAGCGGAAGGGGGAACTGCGTCGGGCGCTCGCCGAACTGGCGGCGGACCTCTCCTGA
- a CDS encoding cupin domain-containing protein: MGYQHVVLDDVEPTPDRPCTRRSISETADLDNVAVNVYEPEPGEAIPLAYHYHDEQEEVFYVVAGELSVETPEGTHVVAANEAFVVEPDSPQRAFVAEDADGAARVLAVGAPAVDDVHPYEP, from the coding sequence ATGGGATACCAGCACGTGGTTCTGGACGACGTCGAACCGACGCCGGACCGCCCCTGCACGCGGCGGTCGATCAGCGAGACGGCCGACCTCGACAACGTCGCCGTGAACGTGTACGAACCCGAACCGGGCGAGGCGATCCCCCTGGCGTACCACTACCACGACGAGCAGGAGGAGGTGTTCTACGTCGTCGCCGGCGAACTCTCCGTCGAGACGCCCGAGGGGACCCACGTCGTCGCCGCAAACGAGGCGTTCGTCGTCGAACCGGACAGCCCGCAACGCGCGTTCGTCGCCGAGGACGCCGACGGGGCGGCGCGCGTGCTCGCCGTCGGCGCACCGGCCGTCGACGACGTCCACCCGTACGAGCCGTGA
- a CDS encoding DUF5828 family protein codes for MEESISGFKIRGTWGDVVEHGERVTRALRDLDVNEGDHDYADAFDEWNEWRPKSHERMEADVSEKTAEQASVGEGKGEKAGKNPDEDIQTAGEKLTESYEKLEDDDREGAVGKWGESLEYVARAADSAGRKALRAVEDTVYQRVMTQIAPYYFDNELVSANLQNTTNGDGEETFVFEINVNDDDLKESVSERLAEYEDTVDRWHVDTEKETENVEAVEGVEAPEDEERSKPSSN; via the coding sequence ATGGAAGAGAGCATCTCGGGGTTCAAAATCCGAGGGACGTGGGGGGACGTGGTCGAACACGGGGAGCGAGTGACCCGCGCGCTCCGCGACCTGGACGTCAACGAGGGTGACCACGACTACGCCGACGCCTTCGACGAGTGGAACGAGTGGCGGCCGAAGTCCCACGAGCGCATGGAGGCCGACGTGAGCGAGAAGACGGCCGAGCAGGCCAGCGTCGGCGAGGGTAAAGGCGAGAAGGCGGGGAAGAACCCCGACGAGGACATCCAGACTGCGGGCGAGAAGCTCACCGAGTCCTACGAGAAACTGGAGGACGACGACCGCGAGGGCGCGGTCGGCAAGTGGGGCGAGTCCCTGGAGTACGTCGCCCGCGCGGCCGACTCCGCCGGGCGCAAGGCCCTGCGCGCGGTCGAGGACACCGTCTACCAGCGCGTGATGACCCAGATCGCGCCGTACTACTTCGACAACGAACTCGTCAGCGCGAACCTCCAGAACACCACGAACGGCGACGGCGAGGAGACGTTCGTCTTCGAGATCAACGTCAACGACGACGACCTCAAGGAGTCCGTCTCCGAGCGCCTCGCGGAGTACGAGGACACCGTCGACCGCTGGCACGTCGACACCGAGAAGGAGACCGAGAACGTCGAGGCCGTCGAGGGCGTGGAGGCCCCGGAGGACGAGGAGCGGTCAAAACCGTCTTCGAACTGA
- a CDS encoding inorganic phosphate transporter, which produces MVAAGTLATVVVAGLASLFMAWAIGAGSSGSTPFAPAVGANAISVMRAGFFVGILGFAGAVLQGANVSEAVGRELIGGVTLSPVAAVVGLTIAAVLVAIGVFAGYPIATAFTVTGAVIGVGLAMGGDPAWAKYREIGTLWVLTPFIGGGAAYATAKTLRDERVPERVAIPLLAGVVAAIVTNINFVVLGPAGEAASIAGTLALTVADGGLAARAGITVGLALVAVGALARDIDADPAAGQRHFLLVLGGLVAFSAGGSQVGLAIGPLLPLVSPGSAVVVPLTTVLVFGGVGLLVGSWTGAPRMIKALSQDYSSLGPRRSIAALIPSFAIAQAAVFFGIPVSFNEIIVSAIIGSGYAAGGSGVSGRKMLFTVLAWVASLTIAVVAGYGGFLVVDAVV; this is translated from the coding sequence ATGGTAGCAGCCGGGACGCTTGCGACGGTCGTTGTCGCCGGACTGGCCAGCCTGTTCATGGCCTGGGCGATCGGTGCCGGGTCGAGCGGCTCCACCCCCTTCGCGCCGGCGGTCGGCGCGAACGCCATCTCCGTGATGCGGGCGGGCTTTTTCGTCGGCATCCTCGGCTTCGCCGGCGCGGTGTTACAGGGCGCGAACGTCTCCGAGGCGGTCGGGCGCGAGCTGATCGGCGGCGTCACCCTGTCGCCGGTCGCGGCCGTCGTCGGGCTGACCATCGCCGCGGTGCTCGTGGCGATCGGCGTATTCGCGGGCTACCCCATCGCCACGGCGTTTACCGTCACCGGCGCGGTGATCGGCGTCGGGCTGGCGATGGGCGGCGACCCGGCGTGGGCGAAGTACCGCGAGATCGGCACGCTGTGGGTGCTGACGCCCTTCATCGGCGGCGGGGCCGCGTACGCCACCGCGAAGACGCTGCGCGACGAACGGGTGCCCGAGCGGGTCGCGATCCCGCTGCTCGCGGGGGTGGTCGCGGCCATCGTCACCAACATCAACTTCGTGGTGCTCGGCCCGGCGGGCGAGGCCGCGAGCATCGCCGGAACGCTCGCGCTGACGGTCGCCGACGGCGGCCTCGCCGCCCGCGCCGGCATCACGGTCGGGCTGGCGCTCGTCGCGGTCGGCGCGCTCGCCCGCGACATCGACGCCGACCCGGCGGCCGGCCAGCGCCACTTCCTGCTCGTGCTCGGCGGCCTCGTCGCGTTCTCGGCCGGCGGGAGCCAGGTCGGGCTGGCCATCGGCCCGCTGCTGCCCCTCGTCTCCCCCGGGTCCGCCGTGGTGGTGCCGCTGACAACGGTGCTGGTGTTCGGCGGCGTCGGCCTGCTGGTCGGCTCGTGGACCGGCGCGCCGCGAATGATCAAGGCGCTCAGTCAGGACTACTCGTCGCTGGGGCCGCGGCGCTCGATCGCGGCGCTGATCCCCTCCTTCGCCATCGCGCAGGCGGCGGTCTTCTTCGGGATCCCCGTCTCGTTCAACGAGATCATCGTCTCGGCGATCATCGGCAGCGGCTACGCCGCGGGCGGGAGCGGCGTGAGCGGGCGGAAAATGCTCTTCACCGTGCTCGCGTGGGTCGCCTCGCTGACGATCGCCGTCGTCGCGGGGTACGGCGGATTCCTCGTGGTCGACGCGGTCGTGTAG
- a CDS encoding hemolysin family protein — translation MGISGLSTVRPLQALELFGVAVDQSMITAIGVGTLVVLMALSAFFSSSEIAMFSLAAHRIEALVEEGKPGAETLKELKSDPHRLLVTILVGNNIVNIAMSSIATGLLGYYVSRGEAVLGATFGITALVLLFGESAPKSYAVENTESWALRIARPLKLSEYFLLPLIVTFDYLTRLVNKVTGGRSAIETSYVTRDEIQDMIETGEREGVIEEDEREMLQRIFRFNNTIAKEVMTPRLDVTGIPKDASVEEAIQTCVQSDHARLPVYEGSLDNVIGVAHIRDLVRDLNYGAADADDLDLDDFIQPTLHVPESKNVDELLTEMRENRMHMVIVIDEFGTTEGLVTMEDMIEEIVGEILEGEEEEPIEYLDDDTVRVRGEVNIDEINDALEIDLPEGEEFETIAGFVFNRAGRLVEEGESIEYDGVEITVEQVENTRIMNARLTEIETEDGEELDTDPDELQPEET, via the coding sequence ATGGGTATATCCGGGCTCTCCACGGTGCGACCGTTGCAGGCACTCGAACTGTTCGGCGTCGCCGTCGACCAGTCGATGATAACGGCGATCGGTGTCGGGACCCTCGTCGTACTCATGGCGCTGTCGGCGTTTTTCTCCTCCTCGGAGATCGCCATGTTCTCGCTGGCGGCACACCGGATCGAGGCGCTCGTCGAGGAGGGGAAGCCGGGCGCGGAGACGCTCAAGGAGCTCAAATCCGACCCCCACAGGCTTCTGGTGACGATCCTCGTCGGCAACAACATCGTCAACATCGCGATGTCCTCGATCGCCACGGGGCTGCTGGGCTACTACGTCTCCCGCGGGGAGGCCGTGCTCGGGGCCACGTTCGGGATCACCGCGCTGGTCCTGCTGTTCGGCGAGAGCGCGCCCAAGTCCTACGCCGTCGAGAACACGGAGTCGTGGGCGCTCCGGATCGCCCGGCCGCTGAAGCTCTCGGAGTACTTCCTCCTGCCGCTGATCGTCACGTTCGACTACCTCACCCGCCTCGTCAACAAGGTGACCGGCGGTCGCTCGGCCATCGAGACCTCCTACGTCACCCGCGACGAGATCCAGGACATGATCGAGACCGGCGAGCGCGAGGGCGTCATCGAGGAGGACGAACGCGAGATGCTCCAGCGCATCTTCCGGTTCAACAACACGATCGCCAAGGAGGTGATGACGCCCCGCCTCGACGTGACCGGCATCCCGAAGGACGCCAGCGTCGAGGAGGCGATCCAGACCTGCGTCCAGAGCGACCACGCCCGCCTGCCGGTGTACGAGGGCAGCCTCGACAACGTCATCGGCGTCGCCCACATCCGCGACCTGGTCCGGGACCTGAACTACGGCGCGGCCGACGCCGACGACCTCGACCTCGACGACTTCATCCAGCCGACGCTGCACGTCCCCGAGTCGAAAAACGTCGACGAGCTGCTCACCGAGATGCGCGAGAACCGCATGCACATGGTGATCGTCATCGACGAGTTCGGCACCACCGAGGGGCTGGTGACGATGGAGGACATGATCGAGGAGATCGTCGGCGAGATCCTCGAGGGCGAGGAGGAAGAGCCGATCGAGTACCTCGACGACGACACCGTCCGCGTCCGCGGCGAGGTCAACATCGACGAGATCAACGACGCGCTGGAGATCGACCTGCCGGAGGGCGAGGAGTTCGAGACGATCGCCGGCTTCGTGTTCAACCGCGCCGGCCGCCTCGTGGAGGAGGGCGAGTCGATCGAGTACGACGGCGTCGAGATCACCGTCGAGCAAGTCGAGAACACCCGGATCATGAACGCCCGCCTCACCGAGATCGAAACCGAGGACGGCGAGGAACTCGACACGGATCCGGACGAGCTACAGCCCGAGGAGACGTAG